The window GGCGTCTTCTTCCTGGCCAGCCGGATTCGCATCACCGACATCACGGACGGGACGAGCCAGACCGCCTTCGCGTCGGAAGTCATCACACCGATCGGCCAGGACTTCCGCGGCATCATGCACTACCCCGAGGGACCGATCTACCAGCACACCTACACGCCCAATTCCGGCACGGACGAGAACCGGTCGGGCTACTGCGTCAACACCCCCCAGACGCCCTGCACCACCACGTACACGGCGTACAACAACGTCCGCCTGCTGTACACCGCCCGCAGCATGCACACCGGCGGCGTGAACCTGTTATTGGGCGACGGCAGCGTCCGGTTCGTGTCGAACTCGGTCGCCACGAACACCTGGCGGGCGTTGAGTACGCCGCAAGCCATCGCCGGCGAGGTGATTGTCGGAGACTTTTGAGCGGTCGCTCCGGAACCTTTTCATTCACCGGAGGACGCCCGTGAACGGGATCATGTTTGTCATGCGTGCCGCACCGCTGGTCGTGCTGCTGATCGCACTTATGGGCTGCGAGGCGAGCATGTTACCGGTCGAGGGCTATGTCACGCTCGACGGCCAGCCGCTCGAACAAGGGGTCATCGAATTCGAGCCGGCGGACGGCAACGGTCCGACCAGCGGCGGCCCCATCGTCAACGGCCGCTACGAACTGGCCGGGACCGCTCGAATGCCCGCCGGGTCCAAAACCGTCCGCATCCGGGCGTTCCGCAAGACGGGGAAGAAGATTCCGCCCTTCCCCGGCTCGTCCGAGCGCGTCGACGAAATGGAGCAGTGCGTTCCGAAGGAGTACAACGACCGCAGCACGCAAAAAGTGACCGTCGAGGCCGGCAAGAAGAACGTGATCGATTTCGATATCAAGTTGAAGCCCCGGTAGCACCCGTCGTTGCCCACACAGGAAACAAAACCGCCCGCGGCCCCGGTCTATCAAGACCGGGGCCGCGGGCGGTCGACGTCTTACGTCGCTGTTACTTCGCCGCGGACGCCAGTGGGTCGCGGGTCGAGGCGGCGGCCGCGATCAGCTTCGGGAAGGCCTCGTTCAGCGAGTCCCCGGCCCGAACGATCACGCGCTTCTGCTCGACTTCCGTCCGCCCGTTGACTTCGATTTCGGCCTTCATGTCGTAGAAGAACGATTCGCCGGCAACGAGGCTCGGGGTGTGGAACTGGCGGGTGGCGCCGGTCCCCTTGGTGAGCACACCGTCCACGTACAGCTTCGCGTCGGCCGGCAGTTCGACGGTCAATTGGGCCGATTTTGCGGGTTCGACCGCCTTCACAACCACCACGGGCGCGGCCATTTCGGGAACGACAACGACCGGGGCAGCCGGGACTTCAACGACGCCGCTGATGACGGTGCCGATACAGCCACTGCTCATGACCGGGGCCGGAACCGAGCCGATGCAGCTCGACCCGTAGCAACTGCCGTAGCAGGAGCCATAGCTGCTGCCGTAACAGGAGCCGTAGCAACTGCCGTAGCACGAGCTATAGCTGCTGCCGTAGCACGAGCCGTAGCACGACCCGGAGTGGGTGAAGCACGACCGGACGCGGGCACAGAAGGCGGCGACGTGCGGGCACCGCGGGCCGCCGTAGCAGGACGACCCGTAGCACGAAGAGCCGGAGCAGGACGACCCGTAGCACGAGGAGCCGTAACAGGACGACCCGTAACAGGACGACCCGTAGCACGAGG is drawn from Fimbriiglobus ruber and contains these coding sequences:
- a CDS encoding TIGR03000 domain-containing protein, coding for MYSILLMTAVAGAPDATAFGWQTPAYASCSGSCTGSCYGSSCYGSSCYGSSCYGSSCYGSSCSGSSCYGSSCYGGPRCPHVAAFCARVRSCFTHSGSCYGSCYGSSYSSCYGSCYGSCYGSSYGSCYGSCYGSSCIGSVPAPVMSSGCIGTVISGVVEVPAAPVVVVPEMAAPVVVVKAVEPAKSAQLTVELPADAKLYVDGVLTKGTGATRQFHTPSLVAGESFFYDMKAEIEVNGRTEVEQKRVIVRAGDSLNEAFPKLIAAAASTRDPLASAAK